ATGAGCGCACCGAGGATGGCGAACATCAGCAGGTAGTAGCCGCTGAACAGGCCGCCGTAGACGTCCGGGAAGACGGCAAAGAGCGCCCCACCGAAGACGACGAGCCAGACTTCGGCTCCGTCCCAGAGTGGGGCCAGCGCGGTCAAGATCGTCTCTTTGGTCTCGTGGTCGTCCACCAGCCCGTAGAGGACGCCCATGCCGAAGTTCGTCCCGTCGAGCCAGAGAAACATGGCAAGTGTCAGGAACAGGGCCACGAACCAGAGCTCGATTAGTGGAATCCCGAACCAGCTCGGGCCAGCTTGCAGGGGCATCATTCAGCGACCACCTCCTCGGTCGATTCTTTCGGCCCACGGATCACCAGCCGGCGGACGAGATACGCCCAGATGGCCAGGAGGGCCGTGTAGGCCCCCACGAAGCCAAGCAGCGTCAGGAGTGCCTCGCCACCAGTCAAGTTCTGTGAGACACCCTCGGCGACCGTGAGGACTTCCTGAATAGCCCAGGGTTGGCGGCCCACCTCGGTTACCATCCACCCGAATTCGATCGCCAACAGGCCAAGCGGGATGGACAGCATGAGCGCGCCGCTCAGATACTTGTCTTTGAGAAGCCGTCCCTGGTACCACCGGAACCCGGCCCAGAGCGAGAGGAGGATGAACCACATCCCCAGCCCGACCATCGCGCGGAAGGACCAGAAGACGACGGCGACCGGCGGCTCACCCTCGACGCCCTGCAGGCTCTCCATGTCGTCCAAGCCTTGGATGGTGGCGCCAGGATCACCCCCGCTCGCGAGGAAGGACGCACCACCGGGGATTCCGATCGCAAAGAGATCCCGGGCACTCGGGTCAGTGAAGCCCTCGAGGCTGGTCGGAATCGCAAAGAGGTATTCCGGCACGTTCGAGTCGGTCTCGTAGACCGCCTCCATCGCCGCGAACTTCTGGGGCTGGGTCTCGTAGACGTGCCGGCCGTAGGAGTCGCCCTGAATCGCCATGAACGGCGCCGTCAGGAGCATCGCGACGATGGCGAGTTTCAGACTCGTCTTCCAGAACCGACGCCGAGTTTCGGTCGTCGTGAGCTTGTACATCGCGATCCCGGCCATGAAGAGCGCTGCGGCCAGCACGGCCGAGGCCTGCATGTGCGTGAACATGAAGAAGAACCGCGGATTGAGATAGGCCGCGATCGGATCGACGATCACCGCCACCTCCTGGCCGGCACGCATCCCCATTTCGTAGCCACGTGGGAGGTGCATCCAGGAGTTCGCGATGAGAATCCAGACTGCAGAGAGCCAGGAGCCAAGCGCAACCAGGAACGCGGAAAGGAAGTAGAGCCGGTCGCTCACCCGTTCACGGCCAAAGAGCAGTATACCAAGGAACGTCGATTCGAGCATGAAGGCCATCAGACCCTCGGTCGCCAGCGGCCCGCCGAAGATGCCACCGACGGCGGAGGCATAGGCCGCAAAGTTCGTCCCGAACTCGAATTCGAGAACGATGCCAGTCACGGTGCCGATGACGAAGGTCAGGGCGAAGATCTTCACCCAGAACCGTCGCAACGACACCCACGGTTCGCCCGCCCCGCGGATCTCTTTCCAGGTGAAATACACCAGGAAGGGGGCCAAACCCATCGAGATGGCGGGGAAGATGATGTGTATGGCCGTCGTCCACGCGAACTGGAGACGGCTCAGGATTACGGGGTCTAACATGTGTTTTTGAGGTTGCCTACGTATCGAGTCGTTCTCTCGTCACCCACATATTGTCTTCGCAAGGGGTCATGAGTTGCCGGACTATCCATCGACACCTTGCAGTTCACCCACTATAATTTCCGTGGATGATTCCAACCGGCAGAAAAGAAACACCCTCTGTTCGGCCGGCCGCTACGGCACCGGCCCCTGAAATCAAATACCCACGTAAACCACGTTCTGAACAAAATATCCCCCAAATAATGGGTCACTTACCGAAAATATAGCCGTCAACCCGTAATTTGGTTGCCCGAGTGCGACGGGAGTCCCGCGAGGCGGGCGGCGAAGCCGCCAGCTGGGCGAACGGCGTCGCCGTGAGCCAGCGAGAGGGACTACGTCGCGGCCGCGATGTGTTTCGAAGAAACCGGAGCGGGCGCGACGGGATTCGAACCACCTGAAGACTCGCGTTGCTCGTCTTCCGTAATTCGAATCCCGCGTGCCGGTTCGCTCGTTTTACTCGCTGCACGGGCGCGACGGGAGTCCCGCGAGGAACGAGAGGGACTACGTCGCGACCGCGACGTGTTTCGAAGAAACCGGAGCGGGCGCGACGGGATTCGAACCCGCGATCTAGAGGTTAGGAACCTCTCGCCGTATCCTCTTGGCCACGCGCCCCGAAAACCGGTTCGGGCGGGCGGGGAAAAACGGTTACTCTTCGGTCCGCTCTGACTCGGTCTCGGACTCGCTCTCCGCGACGGCGCGGTCGGACTCCTCGGGCCCTTCTTTGATCTCTTCGAGTTCCTGTTCGATCTCCTCGCGACCGCGCTGGAATTCACCCATGGCCTGCCCCGTCGACCGGGCCAGCTTGGGGATCTTGTTCGCCCCGAACAGGAGGACGGCGATCAACAGAATGATGGCCAGCTCCATCCCGCCTGCTGGGAGCCCGAATGCGGGTAACACCTCGATTGTCATTACAAAGTTGTAACTCAGTAGCGATTATAGGCTTTATGCTCCGACCCGGTACTCCCAGTCACTGGGAACTATCTATCGGGCCGGCGTCGGGGCCTGTATGAGCAACGGCACGCTCCCCTACGATCCCGAAGCCGATCACTCGTTCCCGGACGAGCGACTCAACGAGATCCTGGGGGACGTCCTCGACGATCCCGAGGTCCAGGCGTACCTCGAAGCACAGAACGTCAACCCGGTTACCCGGAAGGGCTACAACGACCACGGGGAGAAACACATCGAGATCGTCCGGAACCGGGCCCTCCAGCTCTACGAGCTACTCAAGCGAGCCACCGTCCCGTTCAACGGGGCGACTGACCAGGGTCTCCAGGAGGCCGACGAACCCGTCATCGTCGCGCTCGCCGCAACGCTCCACGACATCGGGCACGTCGTCCACCGGGACGATCACACCTACTACTCGATCATCATCGCTGCGGACCTCCTCGATCGACTCCTCGAGCCGTATTACGACATCGGCGAGCGAGTCCGAATGAAAGG
This region of Halodesulfurarchaeum sp. HSR-GB genomic DNA includes:
- a CDS encoding HD domain-containing protein, whose translation is MSNGTLPYDPEADHSFPDERLNEILGDVLDDPEVQAYLEAQNVNPVTRKGYNDHGEKHIEIVRNRALQLYELLKRATVPFNGATDQGLQEADEPVIVALAATLHDIGHVVHRDDHTYYSIIIAADLLDRLLEPYYDIGERVRMKGEILHAILCHHSAEEPLTTEAGVIRVADALDMERGRSRIPYERGGRGINTISSQAIDRVELLEGDTKPVLVEITMRNAAGVYQVDGLLKNKLEGSGLEELVRIVAVNTTGGDDRLVERIEL
- a CDS encoding cytochrome ubiquinol oxidase subunit I; this translates as MLDPVILSRLQFAWTTAIHIIFPAISMGLAPFLVYFTWKEIRGAGEPWVSLRRFWVKIFALTFVIGTVTGIVLEFEFGTNFAAYASAVGGIFGGPLATEGLMAFMLESTFLGILLFGRERVSDRLYFLSAFLVALGSWLSAVWILIANSWMHLPRGYEMGMRAGQEVAVIVDPIAAYLNPRFFFMFTHMQASAVLAAALFMAGIAMYKLTTTETRRRFWKTSLKLAIVAMLLTAPFMAIQGDSYGRHVYETQPQKFAAMEAVYETDSNVPEYLFAIPTSLEGFTDPSARDLFAIGIPGGASFLASGGDPGATIQGLDDMESLQGVEGEPPVAVVFWSFRAMVGLGMWFILLSLWAGFRWYQGRLLKDKYLSGALMLSIPLGLLAIEFGWMVTEVGRQPWAIQEVLTVAEGVSQNLTGGEALLTLLGFVGAYTALLAIWAYLVRRLVIRGPKESTEEVVAE
- a CDS encoding twin-arginine translocase TatA/TatE family subunit: MTIEVLPAFGLPAGGMELAIILLIAVLLFGANKIPKLARSTGQAMGEFQRGREEIEQELEEIKEGPEESDRAVAESESETESERTEE